The nucleotide window ATTTTAAGATACACCTTCCAGCCGGTGAAGAGGATGCACGCCAGGCACAACGACGCCTGAAATTTGAAGAATTGTTTATTGCCCAGATACGCATATGCCGTCTGAAAATCAAAAGGCACAAGCTCTCGCAAGGTTATGTATTTGGGGCGGTAGGAGAGTCGTTCAACGAGTTTTACAATCATCATCTGCCTTTTGAACTCACTGGCGCGCAAAAAAGAGTGCTGAAGGAAATCCGGATGGACACCGTACATGGGCGGCAGATGAACCGCCTGTTACAGGGCGATGTGGGCAGTGGTAAAACCATGGTGGCCCTGTTGTCTATGCTGCTGGCAAAAGATAATGGTTTCCAGGCCTGTCTGATGGCTCCTACGGAAATCCTCGCGCAGCAGCACTATAAAGGTCTGGCGGAGCTGCTACAGCCTATGGATGTCAGGATTGCACTGTTGACCGGCAGTGTTAAAGGAAAGGCCCGTAAACAGATACTGGCCGGCATCGCCGAAGGCAGTATTCATTTCCTGGTAGGAACACATGCCCTGCTGGAAAAGGAAGTGGTGTTCCAGAACCTGGGGATGGCTATCGCAGATGAACAGCACCGCTTTGGAGTAGCCCAACGGGCACGGCTATGGGAAAAAAATGATATACCTCCTCATATACTGGTCATGACGGCCACGCCTATACCAAGAACGCTGGCTATGACCATCTACGGAGATCTTGACGTTTCCGTTATCGATGAAATGCCTCCCGGCAGAAAACCGATTACTACGGTACACCGCACCGAATTCCAGCGTCCGCAGGTGATGGACTTCATCAGGGAAGAAATCAAAAAAGGCCGCCAGGCTTATATCGTATACCCGCTGATAGAAGACAGCGAGAAGATGGATTATGAAAACCTCATGAAAGGTTATGAGGAAGTGAAGGCGTTTTTCCCTGAACCGCAGTACTATATCAGTATGGTACATGGCCGCCAGCCAGCAGAGATGCGGGAAACCAATATGCAGCGTTTTGTATCCGGTGATACCAACATCATGGTGGCCACCACCGTAATTGAAGTAGGTGTGAATGTGCCCAATGCTTCCGTGATGGTGATTGAAAGTACCGAACGCTTTGGCTTGTCTCAGCTTCACCAGCTGAGAGGACGCGTAGGCCGCGGTGCTGAACAGTCTTTCTGTATCCTGATGACAGGTAATAAGCTGGGCCAGGTTTCCAAGGAACGTATCAACGTAATGGTGCAGACCAACAACGGTTTTATCATCTCCGAAAAAGATATGGAGCTTCGTGGCCCGGGAGATATCGAAGGAACCCGCCAGAGCGGCGTACTGGATTTCAAACTGGCTGATATTCTGCAGGATAAGGCTATCCTGGATGCTGCCCGTGTCAGCGCTGAAAAAATCTTATCAGAAGATACAGACCTCGTCCTGCCTGAGAATCAAGGTTTAAAAGAATATTTAGCCCTTCAGCGCGGGAAATCTCAGTGGAGTAAAATTTCCTGACGCTTTTAACGTTTATTAATTTATACAGTCTTAGTTAATAGTATAGGCCCTGAAAACTATCGTGAGGACAGCGGTATTATAGTGAGTGCCCGTAACAATTTAATGGGCTTCTGCGTTTATAGATGTATATTGGTTTTTTAAGCATTAAAATAAATTTTATCCCGTTGAAATTTACCCTCCCTAGCGGCCTTGCTGGAATGATGATCCTTCTGTTGTTTACCGGATATAAGGCCCGGGGACAACAGCAAACCAATTTCACACCATTGAACTTTATCGAGAATAAAGGCCAGTGGGACCCGCAGGTCCTTTACAAATCAGATGTTGGTACTGCCGATATATACCTGAGAAAAACAGGCTTCACTTTCATGCTATACAGCAAGGAAGATATGCATGATCTTTACGAGTATATGCATGGACATAGTGAAGCTACCGACTCCTCTGCATCTGCTGTGATCGTTGGTAAAAACAGTACAACAGCTGGTAAGTCTGTGAACAACCCTGCTGTCAACAGCGGAGAAAAACCACCACCAAGACCAGGCCGTCTTCCTGATGTAAGAGGACATGCCTATAAGGTAGATTTCATCGGCGCCAACCCCAGCCCTGAAATCATCCCCGAAAAACAACAGGAAGCTATCAGCAACTACTTTATCGGTAACGACCGTACCAAATGGGCTTCCAACGTAAAATCATATCAGGGGCTGGTGTATAAATCTATCTATCCCGGTATAGACGCCCACGTATATTCCGATGCTTCCCAGCTGAAATACGATATCATTGTGGCGCCCGGTGCCAACCCCGATAAGATACAGCTGTCGTATGAAGGGGCCACCGGAATGGAAATCAAAAAAGGACAATTACTGGTTCATACTTC belongs to Chitinophaga sp. HK235 and includes:
- the recG gene encoding ATP-dependent DNA helicase RecG — encoded protein: MLSNPIEYLKGVGPQKGELLRKEIGVHTFGDLLQYFPFRYVDRTKIDKISSLSGYEDFVQIRGRILRMEVVGENRGKRLVATFKDETGVIELVWFQGWQWMQKALRENVAYLVYGRISVFNGVPQLAHPEMDLLTEEIASGKQFLEPVYSTTEKLKARGLTAKAIGKLTKALLEQMSPMEVRENIPVEVIQQYRLMPRSMAYFKIHLPAGEEDARQAQRRLKFEELFIAQIRICRLKIKRHKLSQGYVFGAVGESFNEFYNHHLPFELTGAQKRVLKEIRMDTVHGRQMNRLLQGDVGSGKTMVALLSMLLAKDNGFQACLMAPTEILAQQHYKGLAELLQPMDVRIALLTGSVKGKARKQILAGIAEGSIHFLVGTHALLEKEVVFQNLGMAIADEQHRFGVAQRARLWEKNDIPPHILVMTATPIPRTLAMTIYGDLDVSVIDEMPPGRKPITTVHRTEFQRPQVMDFIREEIKKGRQAYIVYPLIEDSEKMDYENLMKGYEEVKAFFPEPQYYISMVHGRQPAEMRETNMQRFVSGDTNIMVATTVIEVGVNVPNASVMVIESTERFGLSQLHQLRGRVGRGAEQSFCILMTGNKLGQVSKERINVMVQTNNGFIISEKDMELRGPGDIEGTRQSGVLDFKLADILQDKAILDAARVSAEKILSEDTDLVLPENQGLKEYLALQRGKSQWSKIS